A region of Pyxidicoccus parkwaysis DNA encodes the following proteins:
- a CDS encoding rhamnosyltransferase WsaF family glycosyltransferase, producing MWQKLIDEVQEPAAAAPGDLAQMVAVLRTLLEERRPCPPEHCAERTALEGALRLVTEQLHRVLPDGGQSLSSLQEAARLADPAHFSVPASHRARGGGAVTAAKRAFVGGLEPFHTEMLRPQGDFNRAVVKVLEHLSVHRSLGLKDDLSAWVGAQLDAKVDPTRWQVRSHRGAVAGALVGWAKRSYLSALGPVLEEVLRGQAEWNRAMADALRAAAGTVRLTEAEASRRVASLDALREPLGQRKLPAALRATAPLWGEVLRRQARFNAEASLALASLLGTRTPPPRPPSLEDYPDWCARREPARIDAVREAVSRLESRPLLSLVTVLSNASEAFFRTCLASVQAQVYPDWEWVLVDEGGTAPAVARLLQEAAAREPRIRVLTQQAGEGGARALNTGLGAARGQFVGFVGQDDLLAPHALAEVALELTARPELDVLYTDEDRLDAEGRRSAPFFKPDWSPDLLRSVDYVSHFLVVRRALLERVGGLREGFDGAESYDLALRLSEATQHIGHAPGAVYHRREATPSHRPAAGADVGVRALQQHLARRGEAAEVTSVAPGHYRVRYPVKGTPKVSIIVPFKDRPDLLRTLMDSLLAHTTYTNYEVVLVSNNSTQPETFALLEQLVDPRLVKRVWDHPFNYPAINNWAAKQATGELLLFLNNDMEVVDPEWLGELVAQAQRPEVGAVGCKLLFPEGTVQHAGVVVGMTGMAGHPFWRLPDGPISTPFGNTEWTRNWLSVTSACVILRREVFEQAGGFDERFQVCGSDVELGLRLNTRGLRVVYTPHARLIHHESASRRADAIPEGDYWWSYVAYRPWLGPRGDPFYNPNLSLLSTDCDLRRHPEDGEQLAVRTLGHEVPSARDPRAEQRARAQRHLIEHLGEWDFTPEQAKASRDAAPSALAALRAKGRVETATWFVPAFGHVYAGIHTIFRLADLMRRRHGVRSDFVIYDQPGARAGDFEARVATICPDAVGAVRVLRHSDEVRELPACDLAMATAWTSAYKVLHHPRAALRGYFVQDYEPLFHAAGTPSALAEQTYGLGFYGIFNTPGLFEHVVSRHGMDGCWFEPAVDARLFHADRPQRRGPVRVFFYGRPGNERNGFELGIAALARLKRELGGAVEILAAGAEWDAEAYGVRGLITNLGILPAERTAALYRECDVGLCFMFTRHPSYLPLEMMACGVTVVTNDNPANRWLLVSGENCLLAEPTSSSVLARLREAVSDGSLRARLGASAAERVRRTTWEFEVDRVMASLLGTEAPAARLAGEKPSLSERSG from the coding sequence ATGTGGCAGAAGCTCATTGACGAAGTGCAGGAGCCTGCCGCAGCAGCACCGGGGGACTTGGCGCAAATGGTGGCCGTGCTGCGCACGCTCCTGGAGGAGCGCCGGCCGTGTCCGCCCGAGCACTGCGCCGAGCGCACCGCGCTGGAGGGCGCGCTGCGCCTCGTGACGGAGCAGCTCCACCGCGTCCTCCCCGACGGCGGTCAGAGCCTGTCCTCCCTGCAGGAGGCCGCGCGGCTGGCGGACCCGGCCCACTTCTCCGTGCCCGCTTCGCACCGCGCCCGGGGTGGCGGCGCCGTGACTGCCGCCAAGCGCGCCTTCGTGGGCGGACTGGAGCCCTTCCACACGGAGATGCTCCGCCCCCAGGGTGACTTCAACCGCGCCGTGGTGAAGGTGCTGGAGCACCTGTCCGTGCACCGTTCCCTCGGGCTGAAGGACGACCTGTCCGCCTGGGTGGGCGCGCAGCTGGATGCCAAGGTGGACCCGACGCGCTGGCAGGTGCGCTCGCACCGGGGCGCGGTGGCCGGGGCCCTCGTGGGCTGGGCCAAGCGCTCGTATCTCTCGGCGCTCGGCCCCGTGCTGGAGGAAGTCCTTCGGGGCCAGGCGGAGTGGAACCGCGCCATGGCGGACGCCCTGCGCGCCGCGGCCGGGACGGTGCGTCTGACGGAGGCGGAGGCCTCGCGCCGGGTGGCCTCCCTGGATGCGCTCCGCGAACCCCTGGGCCAGCGGAAGCTGCCCGCGGCCCTTCGCGCGACGGCGCCCCTCTGGGGCGAGGTGCTGCGGCGTCAGGCGCGCTTCAACGCCGAGGCCTCGCTCGCCCTCGCCAGCCTGCTGGGGACTCGCACGCCGCCGCCGCGTCCGCCCTCGCTGGAGGACTACCCGGACTGGTGCGCCAGGCGCGAGCCGGCCCGCATCGACGCGGTCCGCGAGGCCGTCTCCCGGCTGGAGTCGCGGCCGCTGCTGTCGCTCGTCACCGTGCTCTCCAACGCGTCCGAGGCCTTCTTCCGGACGTGCCTCGCCTCCGTGCAGGCCCAGGTGTATCCGGACTGGGAATGGGTGCTGGTGGATGAGGGCGGCACGGCCCCCGCCGTGGCCCGGCTCCTCCAGGAAGCCGCCGCGCGCGAGCCCCGCATCCGGGTGCTCACGCAGCAGGCCGGCGAGGGGGGCGCCCGGGCCCTGAACACCGGGCTCGGCGCCGCGCGCGGACAGTTCGTGGGCTTCGTCGGGCAGGACGACCTGCTCGCGCCCCACGCGCTGGCCGAGGTGGCGCTGGAGCTGACTGCACGGCCCGAGCTGGACGTGCTCTACACCGACGAGGACCGGCTGGATGCGGAGGGACGCCGCTCGGCGCCCTTCTTCAAGCCGGACTGGTCCCCGGACCTGCTGCGCTCGGTCGACTACGTCTCGCATTTCCTCGTGGTGCGGCGCGCCCTGCTGGAGCGGGTGGGCGGCCTGCGCGAGGGCTTCGACGGCGCCGAGTCGTACGACCTGGCCCTGCGGCTGAGCGAGGCCACGCAGCACATCGGCCACGCACCGGGGGCGGTGTATCACCGGCGCGAGGCCACGCCTTCCCACCGGCCCGCCGCTGGCGCCGACGTGGGCGTGCGGGCGCTCCAGCAGCACCTCGCCCGGCGCGGTGAAGCCGCCGAGGTGACGAGCGTCGCGCCGGGGCACTACCGCGTCCGCTATCCGGTGAAGGGCACGCCGAAGGTCTCCATCATCGTCCCCTTCAAGGACCGGCCGGACCTGCTCCGCACGCTGATGGACAGCCTGCTGGCCCACACCACGTATACGAATTACGAGGTGGTGCTCGTCTCCAACAACAGCACGCAGCCGGAGACGTTCGCCCTGCTGGAGCAGCTGGTGGACCCGCGCCTGGTGAAGCGGGTGTGGGACCATCCCTTCAACTACCCGGCCATCAACAACTGGGCGGCGAAGCAGGCCACGGGGGAGCTCCTGCTCTTCCTCAACAACGACATGGAGGTCGTGGACCCGGAGTGGCTGGGCGAGCTCGTGGCCCAGGCCCAGCGCCCCGAGGTGGGCGCCGTCGGGTGCAAGCTGCTCTTCCCCGAGGGGACGGTGCAGCACGCCGGCGTCGTGGTGGGGATGACGGGCATGGCGGGCCATCCCTTCTGGCGCCTGCCGGATGGCCCCATCTCCACTCCCTTCGGTAACACCGAGTGGACGCGCAACTGGCTGTCCGTCACCAGCGCCTGCGTCATCCTCCGGCGCGAGGTGTTCGAGCAGGCCGGTGGCTTCGATGAGCGCTTCCAGGTCTGCGGCAGCGACGTGGAACTGGGCCTGCGCTTGAATACGCGCGGCCTGCGGGTGGTCTACACGCCGCATGCGCGCCTCATCCATCACGAGTCCGCCAGCCGCCGCGCGGACGCCATTCCCGAGGGCGACTACTGGTGGTCCTACGTCGCCTACCGGCCCTGGCTGGGCCCTCGGGGCGACCCCTTCTACAACCCCAACCTGTCGCTGCTGTCCACCGACTGCGACCTGCGCCGCCACCCGGAAGACGGCGAGCAGCTCGCGGTGAGGACGCTGGGCCACGAAGTGCCGAGCGCGAGAGATCCTCGGGCCGAGCAGCGGGCCCGCGCACAGCGCCACCTCATCGAGCACCTGGGGGAGTGGGACTTCACGCCCGAGCAGGCGAAGGCCTCACGCGACGCGGCTCCCTCGGCGCTGGCGGCGCTGCGGGCGAAGGGCAGGGTGGAGACGGCCACGTGGTTCGTGCCGGCCTTCGGCCACGTCTATGCCGGCATCCACACCATCTTCCGCTTAGCGGACCTGATGCGCCGCCGCCACGGTGTGCGCAGCGACTTCGTCATCTACGACCAGCCGGGCGCGCGCGCCGGTGACTTCGAGGCGCGCGTGGCCACCATCTGCCCGGATGCCGTAGGCGCCGTGCGCGTGCTGCGACACTCCGACGAGGTGCGCGAACTGCCCGCGTGCGACCTGGCCATGGCCACCGCGTGGACGTCCGCCTACAAGGTGCTGCACCACCCGCGCGCCGCGCTCCGCGGGTACTTCGTCCAGGACTACGAGCCGCTCTTCCACGCCGCGGGCACGCCCTCCGCCCTGGCCGAGCAGACCTACGGCCTGGGCTTCTACGGCATCTTCAACACGCCGGGCCTCTTCGAGCACGTGGTGTCCCGGCACGGCATGGACGGCTGCTGGTTCGAGCCGGCGGTGGATGCCCGCCTGTTTCATGCAGACCGGCCGCAGCGCCGGGGCCCCGTGCGCGTCTTCTTCTACGGCCGGCCGGGGAATGAGCGGAACGGCTTCGAGCTGGGCATCGCCGCGCTGGCGAGGCTCAAGCGCGAGCTGGGTGGGGCGGTGGAAATCCTCGCAGCCGGCGCGGAGTGGGATGCGGAGGCCTATGGCGTTCGTGGCCTCATCACCAACCTGGGTATATTGCCGGCGGAGCGTACCGCGGCGCTCTACCGGGAGTGCGACGTGGGCCTGTGCTTCATGTTCACCCGTCACCCGTCCTATCTGCCATTGGAGATGATGGCTTGCGGCGTGACGGTGGTGACCAATGACAACCCGGCCAACCGCTGGCTGCTCGTCTCGGGAGAGAACTGTCTGCTGGCGGAGCCGACGTCCAGCAGCGTGCTGGCACGTCTGCGAGAAGCCGTCTCCGATGGCTCGCTGCGCGCGCGGCTGGGGGCCAGCGCCGCGGAGCGCGTCCGGCGCACCACGTGGGAGTTCGAGGTGGACCGTGTCATGGCGAGCCTGCTCGGCACGGAAGCGCCGGCTGCTCGGCTGGCAGGCGAGAAGCCGTCTCTGAGTGAACGCTCGGGTTGA
- a CDS encoding methyltransferase type 11, whose protein sequence is MQNNPSQRIAPAGEPDTPRPQQSQTDEAESTRHRQGASGNSYRELIRAREEHGNRVAGPQELLLAALIRAEQRVLGRPVEVLELSGDFGSHAASVAALEHVRYQGQDVSGVVGVPDALAALGGRPLDVVLTVSVLSHLPPERLPALLETLGKLVRPGGLLCLVESPLVPFGVRENGPGQGSWLHPYADLVPDGWDLHYGSGLLDSHDVYVFKRNQVTGRRYFRLASVEQPRDEGQPVTLDALHLQSLPRLRAWTEQVGQAPRDGGSEAESRVAELSQRLDVEVQRSTRRQRLLALSDDLAQLRAEKAETPKSKPAPSHPSESKPVPEAVVIDAPLDTAWAHVDARFDRVLHIFHQEWYGIRAAAGYTPGHKLGITADRPLSAADHRRIVETCETFGIRSVVFQGFSNNALEVVHLLRRVFGSSIKLFNVWHGSTSQFHFEFELETFTRLLALKAGGALDGVACVKPEMHHVSPHIYQGLLLNLPPRVEAAHQRHRAPPTRTAFIPTPNNWWKNFYSNVLVAASVPGIERVFVTSPFTARPEFPLRSPVISVGHLKRAELFRVIRDSDVLLNVTLVECQPMTALEGLTHGVACLTGPLTLGPLDEHPLQKLVQVPGTGSLGLMRSALARVLELRERSTEEYAQMLEDYTRTLCAEALNRYLEFTQS, encoded by the coding sequence ATGCAGAACAACCCGAGCCAGCGCATCGCTCCGGCGGGAGAGCCTGACACGCCTCGCCCGCAGCAATCGCAGACTGACGAGGCTGAGAGCACCCGGCACCGGCAGGGCGCCAGTGGCAATTCCTATCGGGAGCTGATTCGGGCCCGGGAGGAGCACGGCAACCGTGTTGCAGGTCCACAGGAGTTGCTGCTCGCCGCGCTGATTCGCGCTGAGCAGCGCGTGCTGGGGCGTCCCGTCGAAGTGCTCGAGCTCAGTGGCGACTTCGGGAGCCATGCTGCCTCCGTGGCCGCGCTGGAGCACGTGCGCTACCAGGGCCAGGACGTCTCCGGCGTGGTGGGTGTCCCGGACGCGCTGGCGGCATTGGGAGGCCGGCCGTTGGACGTGGTGCTCACCGTCTCCGTGCTCAGCCACCTCCCTCCGGAGCGCCTGCCGGCGCTGCTGGAGACGTTGGGGAAGCTGGTGCGGCCCGGTGGGCTGCTGTGCCTGGTGGAGAGCCCGCTCGTTCCCTTCGGCGTCCGTGAGAATGGCCCGGGACAGGGCTCCTGGCTTCACCCCTATGCGGACCTGGTGCCGGACGGCTGGGATTTGCACTACGGCAGTGGCCTGCTGGACTCGCACGACGTCTACGTCTTCAAGCGCAATCAGGTGACGGGGCGCCGCTACTTCAGGCTCGCCTCGGTGGAGCAGCCGCGCGATGAAGGCCAGCCGGTGACGCTGGACGCGCTGCACCTCCAGTCGCTTCCCCGGCTCCGCGCGTGGACGGAGCAGGTGGGGCAGGCACCGCGCGACGGGGGCTCGGAAGCGGAGTCGCGTGTCGCGGAGCTGAGCCAGCGCCTGGACGTGGAAGTCCAACGCTCGACCCGCCGCCAGCGCCTGCTGGCGCTCTCGGATGACCTGGCCCAGCTCCGGGCGGAAAAGGCCGAGACCCCGAAGAGCAAGCCCGCGCCCTCGCATCCCTCGGAATCCAAGCCCGTGCCGGAAGCGGTCGTCATCGACGCTCCGCTGGACACGGCCTGGGCCCACGTGGACGCCCGGTTCGACCGGGTGCTGCACATCTTCCACCAGGAGTGGTACGGCATCCGTGCCGCCGCGGGCTACACGCCGGGACACAAGCTCGGCATCACCGCCGACCGTCCGCTGTCCGCCGCGGACCACCGGCGCATCGTCGAGACGTGCGAGACCTTCGGCATCCGCTCCGTCGTCTTCCAGGGGTTCTCCAACAATGCCCTGGAGGTCGTTCATCTGCTGCGGCGGGTGTTCGGCAGCTCCATCAAGCTGTTCAACGTGTGGCACGGCTCCACGTCCCAGTTCCACTTCGAGTTCGAGCTGGAGACGTTCACCCGATTGCTGGCATTGAAGGCCGGGGGCGCGCTGGACGGCGTGGCGTGCGTCAAGCCGGAGATGCACCACGTGTCGCCGCACATCTACCAGGGCCTGCTGCTCAACCTCCCGCCCCGGGTGGAGGCCGCGCACCAGCGGCACCGCGCTCCGCCCACCCGGACCGCCTTCATCCCGACGCCCAACAACTGGTGGAAGAACTTCTACTCCAACGTCCTCGTCGCGGCCTCCGTGCCGGGGATTGAGCGCGTCTTCGTCACCAGCCCCTTCACGGCCCGCCCGGAGTTTCCGCTGCGCAGCCCCGTCATCTCCGTGGGGCACCTCAAGCGCGCGGAGCTGTTCCGCGTCATCCGCGACTCGGACGTGCTCCTCAACGTCACGCTCGTCGAGTGCCAGCCCATGACGGCGCTGGAGGGGCTCACGCACGGCGTGGCGTGCCTGACGGGGCCGCTGACGCTGGGCCCGTTGGACGAGCACCCGCTCCAGAAGCTGGTCCAGGTCCCCGGTACCGGGTCGCTCGGACTGATGCGCTCCGCGCTGGCGCGCGTCCTCGAGCTGCGTGAGCGCTCGACGGAGGAGTACGCGCAGATGCTGGAGGACTACACCCGCACGCTCTGCGCCGAAGCCCTCAACCGCTACCTCGAGTTCACCCAGTCATGA
- a CDS encoding glycosyltransferase has translation MSPIRVCLVTDELFPYTAGGIGRVTHNLIQDSLSRGADVELHVLLPDIVKAQPSQVELFFGGRVKAHVCAFREPQQGTADEHGTYPHRAAFRDSRWHGESLDLMRYLKAREAEGLHFDVIEFADFRGWAYCTLQEKHLGLAFAGTTISVRLHSSYGTLTHHEPNTLEVENLGRFELERKALLDADVVVAHLPCIADFNRRLYAFDDAWMRKVTVEFPPVVIDAPPRQPAPAIPPTQRNLVFVTKIQPFKQPDVFIRGAVLLMRDWPEYQGKAVLACHSFDPDYLAEVKSLIPADLASRFLFVKPGPDRDVLMRSGVVVITSNYESLNLTAYEASMAGSTLVLNAACLAFGDDSPFVDGANCYKYDGSLDGLAVAMRRGLESPELDAVKWTVSRPYWETRRARPTAPSTSRTPPLVSVVITNRDKGRHLPETLHGLAASTYPEMEVIIVDDASTSAFDLHVLERLERVAAEAGQDLRLIRSPVRRGLAGARNLGLRAARGEYVLSLDAEDCLAPAFIERAVAALEAHAEFSGVVPTAGCFQSEEELAARQFSDFITFLGDCPTYALVANRVSCPSVLLRRSALEKHSYNEALQGYEDWDLFLRLVHSGCRFLVTNQVHVFTRRRQDVSLSEGDRRRHFQWLARMYESVPVPLSPAVRLFGMLAHSREAMVDPHGAVHPVASVSAPAQAEPPPQPVERPLRYDVVDFMNSAIKRLPLVHPLLKHAASAMSGGGEEAGAKEQNLPSPLRYAVVDQVNGLLKRAPFLHGALRRTAGKVI, from the coding sequence ATGAGCCCCATCCGCGTCTGCCTCGTCACGGACGAGCTCTTCCCGTACACCGCCGGCGGCATCGGCCGCGTCACGCACAATCTCATCCAGGACTCGCTGAGCCGCGGGGCGGACGTGGAGCTCCACGTGCTCCTGCCGGACATCGTGAAGGCGCAGCCCTCCCAGGTGGAGCTGTTCTTCGGCGGCAGGGTGAAGGCCCATGTCTGCGCCTTCCGCGAGCCACAGCAGGGCACCGCGGACGAGCACGGCACCTATCCCCACCGGGCCGCCTTCCGGGACTCGCGCTGGCACGGCGAGTCGTTGGACCTGATGCGCTACCTCAAGGCGCGCGAGGCCGAGGGGCTCCACTTCGACGTCATCGAGTTCGCGGACTTCCGCGGCTGGGCCTACTGCACGCTCCAGGAGAAGCACCTGGGGCTGGCCTTCGCGGGGACGACCATCTCCGTGCGGCTGCACTCCAGCTACGGAACGCTCACGCACCACGAGCCCAACACGCTGGAGGTGGAGAACCTGGGCCGGTTCGAGCTCGAGCGCAAGGCGCTGCTCGACGCGGACGTGGTGGTGGCGCACCTGCCCTGCATCGCGGACTTCAACCGGCGCCTGTATGCCTTTGACGACGCCTGGATGCGCAAGGTGACGGTGGAGTTTCCTCCCGTCGTCATCGACGCGCCGCCGAGGCAGCCCGCGCCAGCCATTCCGCCCACCCAGCGCAACCTGGTGTTCGTCACCAAAATCCAGCCCTTCAAGCAGCCGGATGTCTTCATCCGGGGCGCGGTGCTGCTGATGCGCGACTGGCCCGAGTACCAGGGCAAGGCGGTGCTGGCCTGCCACAGCTTCGACCCGGACTACCTGGCCGAGGTCAAGTCGCTGATTCCGGCGGACCTGGCGAGCCGCTTCCTCTTCGTCAAGCCGGGGCCGGACCGCGATGTCCTGATGCGCAGCGGCGTGGTGGTCATCACGTCCAACTACGAGTCCCTCAACCTCACCGCCTACGAAGCCTCGATGGCGGGCAGCACGCTGGTGCTCAACGCGGCCTGTCTGGCCTTCGGCGATGACAGTCCCTTCGTGGATGGCGCCAACTGCTACAAGTACGACGGCAGCCTGGACGGGCTGGCGGTGGCGATGCGCCGGGGCCTGGAGAGCCCGGAGCTGGATGCGGTGAAGTGGACCGTCTCCCGGCCCTACTGGGAGACGCGGCGCGCGCGCCCCACCGCGCCTTCCACGTCCCGGACTCCGCCGCTCGTCAGCGTCGTCATCACGAACCGGGACAAGGGCCGCCATCTGCCCGAGACGCTCCACGGCCTGGCCGCGAGCACGTATCCGGAGATGGAGGTCATCATCGTGGACGACGCGTCCACCTCGGCCTTCGACCTTCATGTGCTGGAGCGGCTGGAGCGCGTCGCCGCCGAGGCCGGGCAGGACCTGCGACTCATCCGCTCTCCGGTGCGCCGCGGACTGGCGGGGGCACGCAACCTGGGCCTGCGCGCGGCCCGTGGCGAGTACGTGCTCTCCCTGGATGCGGAGGACTGTCTCGCGCCGGCCTTCATCGAGCGCGCGGTGGCCGCCCTGGAGGCCCACGCGGAGTTCTCCGGCGTGGTGCCCACCGCGGGGTGCTTCCAGTCCGAGGAGGAACTGGCCGCGCGCCAGTTCTCGGACTTCATCACCTTCCTGGGGGACTGCCCCACCTACGCGCTGGTGGCCAACCGCGTGTCCTGCCCCAGCGTGCTCCTGCGCCGGTCCGCGCTGGAGAAGCACTCCTACAACGAGGCCCTTCAGGGCTACGAGGACTGGGACCTGTTCCTGCGCCTCGTGCACTCGGGGTGCCGGTTCCTGGTGACCAACCAGGTGCACGTCTTCACGCGGCGTCGCCAGGACGTCTCGCTGTCCGAGGGAGACCGCCGCCGTCACTTCCAGTGGCTCGCGCGCATGTATGAGAGCGTGCCGGTGCCGCTGTCTCCGGCGGTGCGGCTGTTTGGCATGCTCGCGCACTCGCGCGAGGCCATGGTGGACCCGCATGGGGCCGTCCATCCCGTCGCCTCCGTGAGCGCGCCCGCTCAGGCGGAGCCGCCACCGCAGCCGGTGGAGCGGCCGCTGCGGTACGACGTGGTCGACTTCATGAACTCCGCCATCAAGCGCCTTCCCCTGGTGCACCCGCTGTTGAAGCACGCGGCGAGCGCCATGTCGGGAGGTGGCGAAGAGGCAGGCGCGAAGGAGCAGAACCTGCCGTCACCGCTGCGCTACGCGGTGGTGGACCAGGTGAACGGCCTCCTCAAGCGAGCACCATTCCTCCACGGCGCGCTCCGCCGCACCGCGGGCAAGGTCATCTGA
- a CDS encoding DUF2029 domain-containing protein has product MSFPASPTHPRATSPAHLVRRGVSSLLLAAASGWVVQLNDSALRLRTVGRQVAFVLGVLALAALLYRWGIPGVRRQLERFTRKQRWAWLGTCGLVAGILLVALPLHYRPPPVRLALTVTATGERNPSSLGSEVWVLELLGEDGTPLPMQKDWHPDAAWELRDGKHWLAQGSRPARLEWEGLVSERLVLKLVSHPYSGIVEYSWNGQTTRVDLFAAQGGQRDVTLPVSHADRGAGAILRQVAFYAAHALVLGFLLLAMGLWLEHLAPPRGLSVSPRWAALVTALPVMAVAGMWLLAVFPGMMSSDSTSQWTDALSGNMDEAHPLFHTFTIRLLQKVWESPAMVALAQILALGAVLAWAGASLARAGSPRWVIVLTGALMALAPINGTLVVTLWKDIPFSICVLALCVLAFRTATRTDGRWGIPFWAGLVALGTMTLLFRHNGPPAVAGAFLALAVLKRSHYKALAVAFVATFLLASGTRAALKRTYQIRPFVEGMTLVGFLGAHVANGTPLEPGERALLEEIHPMDDKWHYWCASNVPTIWDGRFSMDALSIHSKELLPLLIRLTRRDPEPILSHVVCSSSVLWKLSQGTDHLNGPTIWLRPDGEVGTIEPNEKVLRTEPVLPALGSTLLHWTVRTLEPDLSWLIWRPALPLYLLLLSCALACVRSRNWRFAWVSLPIVLHTVALGALIPSPDVRYQYPVFLVALMFAPAWLAGLTAGAAAPMAPAALPTEEPAAPSARQAAALR; this is encoded by the coding sequence ATGAGCTTCCCAGCCAGTCCCACCCATCCTCGTGCCACGTCCCCTGCCCACCTCGTCCGACGAGGTGTCTCGAGCCTGTTGCTCGCGGCGGCCAGCGGCTGGGTCGTGCAGCTGAACGACTCGGCACTCCGGCTGCGGACTGTGGGACGTCAGGTCGCCTTCGTCCTGGGCGTGTTGGCGCTGGCCGCGCTGCTGTACCGGTGGGGCATCCCCGGCGTTCGCCGCCAGCTGGAGCGCTTCACGCGGAAGCAACGCTGGGCGTGGCTGGGCACCTGCGGCCTGGTGGCGGGCATCCTGCTCGTCGCGCTGCCGCTGCACTATCGCCCGCCTCCGGTGCGGCTCGCGCTGACGGTGACGGCCACCGGCGAGCGCAATCCCTCCTCCCTGGGGAGCGAGGTCTGGGTTCTCGAGCTGCTCGGCGAGGACGGCACGCCGCTGCCCATGCAGAAGGACTGGCATCCGGATGCGGCGTGGGAGCTCCGGGACGGCAAGCACTGGCTGGCCCAGGGCTCACGGCCTGCCCGCCTCGAATGGGAGGGCCTCGTCTCCGAGCGTCTCGTGCTGAAGCTCGTCAGCCATCCGTACTCCGGCATCGTGGAGTACTCCTGGAATGGACAGACGACGCGCGTGGACCTCTTCGCCGCGCAAGGCGGTCAGCGCGACGTCACCCTGCCCGTCTCGCACGCGGACCGGGGCGCTGGAGCCATCCTCCGGCAGGTGGCCTTCTACGCCGCGCACGCCCTCGTGCTCGGGTTCCTGTTGCTCGCGATGGGGCTCTGGCTCGAGCACCTCGCTCCTCCGCGAGGCCTCTCTGTCTCTCCACGATGGGCCGCCCTGGTGACGGCGCTGCCCGTCATGGCCGTGGCCGGCATGTGGTTGCTGGCGGTGTTCCCGGGGATGATGAGCTCGGACTCGACGTCCCAGTGGACGGATGCGCTCTCCGGCAACATGGACGAGGCCCATCCGCTCTTCCACACCTTCACCATCCGCTTGCTTCAGAAGGTCTGGGAATCCCCCGCCATGGTGGCCCTCGCGCAGATTCTCGCGCTGGGCGCCGTGCTGGCCTGGGCGGGCGCCTCGCTCGCGCGAGCGGGGAGCCCCCGGTGGGTCATCGTGCTCACGGGGGCGTTGATGGCGCTGGCACCCATCAACGGCACGCTCGTCGTCACCCTCTGGAAGGACATCCCCTTCAGCATCTGCGTGCTGGCGCTGTGCGTGCTCGCCTTCCGCACCGCGACCCGGACGGACGGCCGCTGGGGCATTCCGTTCTGGGCAGGCCTGGTGGCGCTCGGCACGATGACGCTGTTGTTCCGCCACAACGGCCCTCCCGCGGTCGCGGGCGCTTTCCTCGCGTTGGCCGTGTTGAAGCGCTCCCACTACAAGGCGCTCGCCGTGGCTTTCGTGGCCACGTTCCTCCTGGCCTCGGGGACACGCGCGGCGCTGAAGCGCACGTACCAGATACGGCCCTTCGTGGAAGGCATGACGCTCGTCGGCTTCCTGGGGGCACACGTCGCCAACGGCACGCCGTTGGAGCCCGGTGAGCGCGCCCTGCTCGAGGAAATCCATCCCATGGATGACAAGTGGCACTACTGGTGTGCCAGCAACGTCCCCACCATCTGGGATGGCCGCTTCAGCATGGATGCGCTGAGCATCCACAGCAAGGAACTGCTACCGCTGCTCATCCGCCTCACGCGGCGCGACCCCGAGCCCATCCTGTCCCATGTGGTGTGCAGCAGCTCCGTGCTGTGGAAGCTCAGCCAGGGCACGGACCACCTCAACGGCCCCACCATCTGGCTCCGGCCCGACGGAGAGGTGGGCACCATCGAACCCAACGAGAAGGTGCTGCGCACCGAGCCGGTGCTGCCGGCGCTGGGCTCCACCCTGCTGCACTGGACGGTGCGCACGCTGGAGCCGGACCTCTCGTGGCTCATCTGGCGCCCGGCGCTGCCGCTCTACCTGCTGCTGCTCTCCTGCGCGCTCGCGTGCGTGCGCAGCCGCAACTGGCGGTTCGCGTGGGTCTCGCTTCCCATCGTCCTGCACACCGTAGCCCTGGGAGCGCTCATCCCCTCGCCGGACGTGCGCTACCAGTACCCGGTCTTCCTGGTGGCACTCATGTTCGCACCGGCCTGGCTGGCCGGGTTGACGGCGGGCGCCGCGGCGCCCATGGCTCCCGCGGCCCTTCCCACCGAGGAGCCCGCCGCACCGAGCGCGCGACAAGCAGCGGCGCTCAGATGA